One genomic segment of Clostridium estertheticum subsp. estertheticum includes these proteins:
- the secF gene encoding protein translocase subunit SecF, with the protein MLKIVEKTKLWFSISLIIIVIGMGVIATKGLNLGIDFKGGTAITVNMNQKFDKSDVDKIIDKHAKGEYLSKTINDAKEIEITVKSDALSADETATMLKEIKTQFKSSTLVSEDTIGASIGSELKTKAVGALIVAMLFMLVYVGFRFEFKFAASAILALLHDILITITVYAVFQIAVNATFIAAILTVVGYSINDTIVIFDRIRENQRIMRKATIVEITNTSVTQTMARSINTVLTVLICIFSVWIFVPALRDLSGPLLIGIGVGCYSSIFIASPMWAFLKKRTKKVTA; encoded by the coding sequence ATGCTAAAGATAGTTGAAAAGACTAAATTATGGTTTTCTATATCTCTAATTATAATTGTAATAGGAATGGGGGTCATAGCAACTAAAGGTCTAAACTTAGGTATAGATTTTAAAGGTGGTACAGCAATTACTGTAAATATGAATCAAAAATTTGATAAGTCAGATGTAGATAAAATAATTGATAAACATGCAAAGGGTGAATATTTATCCAAAACGATAAATGATGCTAAAGAGATCGAAATAACTGTAAAAAGCGATGCTCTTTCAGCTGATGAAACAGCAACCATGTTAAAAGAAATTAAGACACAATTTAAATCTAGTACTTTAGTTTCAGAAGATACAATTGGTGCATCTATTGGTTCTGAATTAAAGACAAAAGCAGTGGGTGCTTTAATTGTTGCTATGCTTTTCATGTTAGTTTATGTTGGTTTTAGATTTGAATTTAAATTTGCAGCTTCTGCAATACTTGCATTGCTACATGATATATTAATTACTATTACAGTATATGCAGTATTTCAAATAGCGGTAAATGCAACATTTATAGCGGCTATTCTTACTGTAGTTGGTTATTCTATTAATGATACTATTGTTATATTTGATAGAATAAGAGAAAATCAGAGAATTATGAGAAAAGCAACTATAGTAGAAATTACTAATACCAGTGTTACACAAACAATGGCTAGATCAATAAATACAGTTCTTACAGTTTTAATTTGTATATTTTCGGTATGGATATTCGTACCAGCGTTAAGAGATCTTAGTGGTCCACTGTTAATTGGTATAGGAGTTGGATGTTATTCTTCAATCTTTATAGCAAGTCCTATGTGGGCATTTCTTAAGAAAAGAACTAAGAAAGTAACTGCATAA
- a CDS encoding DHH family phosphoesterase — protein MYNPFLLKGMEDALKRIIKAINYREKIVLYGFYDVDSITAISLLMLVLKFVNADVEYFIPGELSENRDLVEKDITGHIKYLGPGLIITLGCGTNSFSEVELCKSIGIDVIITDFHKPIKHVPHTIVVNPKQKGCNYPFKELCTCGMTFKLAQAISTYYKMKSVNKYMDLVMIGTIYSKKKIESENKIIVEEGIKQLNCTTNYGICALIKIHNINIINESTVLKLASTVKPTINPVGKMDNAKIVVELFITTEKNRALQISKYLDKELENSI, from the coding sequence ATGTATAATCCATTTTTATTAAAGGGAATGGAGGATGCATTAAAAAGGATTATAAAAGCGATAAATTATAGAGAAAAAATTGTCTTATATGGATTTTACGATGTGGATAGTATTACTGCAATATCTTTGTTGATGTTAGTTTTAAAGTTTGTAAATGCTGATGTTGAGTATTTTATACCTGGTGAACTTAGTGAAAATCGCGATTTAGTTGAAAAAGATATTACTGGTCATATAAAATATTTAGGGCCTGGACTTATAATAACGTTAGGTTGTGGTACTAATTCTTTTAGTGAAGTAGAACTATGTAAAAGTATTGGGATAGATGTTATAATTACTGATTTTCACAAACCGATTAAACACGTCCCACACACTATAGTTGTCAATCCAAAGCAAAAGGGATGCAATTACCCATTTAAGGAATTATGCACCTGTGGGATGACGTTTAAACTGGCTCAAGCGATTTCAACTTACTACAAGATGAAATCTGTAAACAAATATATGGATTTGGTAATGATAGGTACTATATATAGCAAGAAAAAGATTGAAAGTGAAAATAAAATAATAGTCGAAGAAGGTATTAAGCAATTAAATTGTACAACTAATTATGGGATTTGTGCGTTGATAAAAATACATAATATTAATATTATTAATGAGTCAACAGTTCTAAAATTAGCATCCACGGTAAAACCAACAATTAATCCTGTTGGAAAAATGGATAATGCTAAAATTGTTGTCGAGTTATTTATAACAACAGAGAAAAATAGGGCACTACAAATATCAAAATATTTAGATAAGGAACTTGAAAATAGTATATAA
- a CDS encoding RelA/SpoT family protein: MLEKLLSKIENNCNNVDKDLIIKAFNFSYAAHKEQKRESGEPYIVHPVEVACILAEMGLDASTIVAGLLHDVIEDTVYTFEDVSREFNIEVANLVEGVTKLGLIKYKTKEEEQADNVRKMLLAMAKDIRVILIKLADRLHNMRTLKYMPIAKQKQKAKETLDIYAPLAHRLGMSKIKWELEDLSLRYLNPNEYYNLVRKIAEKRVEREDNINNIMEELKYNLNIVGIEAELDGRPKHFYSIYRKMVTQNKTIDQVFDLTAVRILVNDIGNCYAALGIVHTVYKPIPGRFKDYIAMPKPNMYQSLHSTVIGPHGKPFEIQIRTYEMHKTAEYGIAAHWKYKEGTDQSDDKNLDSKLSWLKDILEWQGETFDAEEFMEGFKIDLFSDEVFVFTPKGEVINLPLDATPIDFAYRIHTDIGNKCMGAKVNGRMVPLEYHLKTGEIVEVITSPTAKGPNIDWLNITKSNQAKSKIKAWFKKSKREESIEKGKELLERESKRQEYNFGVIAKGEAIEKIYKKYNFRSLDDLFAYVGVGDIMPSTVVNRLKEVYENKNKQENMTVEDIEEKITKTIGKDDKKKLDYSGLIVKGEGNLLVRFAKCCNPVPGDEIIGYITMGRGVSVHRRDCKNAKSLMNNDANKVVEVSWGVSEGKGYITEIQIKADDKYGLLSSIMEIITLTKTQLYSINAKTLKNNVALINIKLKVAGIDNLKELQKKIAKLSGVLEVYRIKN; encoded by the coding sequence ATGTTAGAAAAATTATTATCTAAGATTGAAAATAATTGTAATAATGTAGACAAAGACCTTATTATTAAAGCATTTAATTTTTCTTATGCTGCACATAAAGAGCAAAAGAGAGAATCTGGTGAACCATATATAGTTCATCCAGTAGAAGTAGCATGTATTTTAGCAGAAATGGGACTTGATGCTAGTACAATTGTTGCTGGCTTACTTCATGATGTAATTGAGGATACAGTATATACTTTTGAAGATGTAAGCAGAGAATTTAATATAGAAGTAGCAAATTTAGTGGAAGGCGTTACTAAGCTTGGTCTCATAAAATATAAGACTAAGGAAGAGGAACAAGCTGATAATGTTCGTAAAATGTTACTTGCTATGGCAAAAGATATTAGAGTTATTCTTATTAAGCTTGCAGATAGACTTCATAATATGCGAACGCTTAAATATATGCCGATTGCAAAACAAAAACAAAAGGCAAAAGAAACTTTGGATATCTATGCTCCGCTGGCACATAGGCTTGGAATGTCTAAAATAAAATGGGAACTTGAGGATTTATCACTTAGGTATTTAAACCCAAATGAATATTATAATCTAGTAAGAAAAATTGCTGAAAAACGAGTTGAGCGTGAAGATAACATTAACAATATAATGGAGGAATTAAAATATAACTTAAATATTGTTGGAATAGAAGCTGAACTTGATGGTAGACCAAAGCATTTTTACAGTATATACAGAAAGATGGTTACCCAAAATAAAACTATAGATCAAGTTTTTGATTTGACTGCCGTTAGAATTTTAGTTAATGATATTGGTAATTGCTATGCTGCTTTAGGGATAGTACATACAGTTTATAAACCAATTCCAGGAAGATTTAAAGATTATATTGCTATGCCAAAACCTAATATGTATCAGTCACTTCATTCAACAGTAATAGGACCACATGGGAAACCTTTTGAAATACAGATTAGAACCTATGAGATGCACAAAACTGCAGAGTATGGTATTGCAGCTCATTGGAAATATAAAGAGGGTACAGATCAAAGTGATGATAAAAATCTTGATTCTAAACTTTCATGGCTAAAGGATATTCTTGAATGGCAAGGAGAAACTTTTGATGCAGAAGAATTTATGGAAGGTTTTAAAATTGATTTATTCTCAGATGAAGTTTTCGTATTTACGCCTAAAGGTGAGGTTATTAACTTACCTTTAGATGCAACTCCAATTGATTTTGCATATAGAATACATACAGATATTGGAAATAAATGTATGGGTGCAAAAGTAAATGGAAGAATGGTGCCACTTGAATATCACTTAAAAACTGGAGAAATAGTTGAAGTTATAACTTCACCTACGGCTAAGGGGCCTAACATTGATTGGCTAAATATTACAAAAAGTAATCAAGCTAAGAGTAAAATCAAGGCCTGGTTTAAAAAGTCCAAAAGAGAAGAAAGCATTGAAAAAGGTAAAGAATTATTAGAACGTGAATCCAAAAGACAAGAATATAATTTTGGAGTGATTGCTAAGGGTGAAGCAATAGAAAAAATATATAAAAAATATAACTTTAGAAGTTTAGATGATTTATTTGCATATGTTGGAGTGGGAGATATTATGCCTTCAACTGTAGTTAATAGATTGAAAGAAGTTTATGAGAATAAAAATAAACAAGAAAACATGACGGTTGAGGATATTGAGGAAAAGATAACTAAGACTATAGGCAAAGATGATAAAAAGAAATTGGATTATTCAGGGTTAATAGTTAAAGGTGAAGGAAATCTACTTGTACGTTTCGCTAAATGCTGTAACCCAGTTCCAGGAGACGAAATAATAGGTTATATAACAATGGGTCGTGGAGTTTCTGTTCATAGACGTGATTGTAAAAACGCTAAATCCCTAATGAATAATGATGCAAATAAGGTGGTTGAAGTAAGCTGGGGAGTTTCAGAGGGGAAAGGCTATATTACCGAAATTCAAATTAAAGCAGATGACAAATATGGTCTATTATCTAGTATAATGGAGATAATAACGTTAACTAAAACCCAGCTTTATTCAATAAATGCAAAAACTTTAAAAAATAATGTTGCCTTAATAAATATAAAGTTAAAAGTTGCAGGAATAGATAATTTGAAAGAATTACAAAAGAAAATAGCTAAATTATCTGGTGTATTAGAAGTTTATAGGATTAAAAATTAA
- a CDS encoding adenine phosphoribosyltransferase produces the protein MELKNSIRVIENFPKEGISFKDITTILQDGKVLKQTIDDIVEYLRDKQIDVIVGPEARGFLFGVPVAYALGAGFVPVRKPGKLPYETLQIEYELEYGTDKLEIHKDAIKPGQRVVIVDDLLATGGTVAAVTKLIEQMGGDVISLNFVIELTDLHGKEKLKDYDIMSLVKYNS, from the coding sequence ATGGAACTTAAAAATAGCATTAGAGTAATAGAAAACTTTCCCAAGGAAGGTATTAGTTTTAAAGATATAACTACCATATTACAAGATGGAAAGGTTCTTAAGCAGACAATAGATGATATCGTTGAATATTTAAGAGATAAGCAAATAGATGTTATAGTGGGACCAGAGGCAAGAGGCTTTTTATTTGGGGTACCTGTAGCCTATGCTCTTGGAGCAGGATTTGTACCAGTTAGAAAACCTGGTAAGTTACCTTATGAAACGCTGCAAATTGAGTACGAACTTGAATATGGAACTGATAAACTTGAAATACATAAGGATGCAATAAAGCCTGGACAAAGAGTAGTTATTGTAGACGATTTACTTGCTACTGGTGGAACAGTTGCAGCGGTAACAAAACTTATAGAACAAATGGGTGGAGATGTTATTTCTTTAAACTTTGTAATAGAACTTACAGATCTTCATGGGAAAGAGAAACTTAAGGATTATGATATAATGTCTCTTGTAAAATATAATAGTTAG
- the dtd gene encoding D-aminoacyl-tRNA deacylase — MRAVVQRVKSSRVEVSGKVVSEIGFGLNVLVGICDGDTIDDIKYLKDKILNLRIFDEDDKMNKSLIDVGGELLIVSQFTLYGDCRKGRRPSFMRALGGEQSEKLYLEFVKQCAEVIGEVKTGEFGADMQVYIQNDGPVTLLLESKKDF, encoded by the coding sequence ATGAGAGCAGTAGTTCAAAGAGTTAAATCATCAAGGGTTGAAGTGAGTGGCAAAGTAGTTAGTGAAATAGGGTTTGGTTTAAATGTTTTAGTTGGAATATGCGATGGAGATACAATAGATGATATAAAGTACTTAAAGGATAAAATTTTAAATCTTAGAATTTTTGATGAAGATGATAAAATGAACAAATCTTTAATAGATGTTGGAGGAGAACTTCTTATAGTGTCACAATTCACATTATATGGAGATTGTAGGAAAGGCAGAAGACCAAGTTTTATGAGAGCCCTTGGTGGCGAGCAATCCGAAAAATTGTATTTAGAGTTTGTAAAACAGTGTGCAGAGGTAATAGGCGAAGTTAAAACTGGAGAATTTGGGGCGGATATGCAGGTTTATATCCAAAATGATGGCCCAGTAACTCTGCTTTTAGAGAGTAAGAAAGATTTCTAG
- a CDS encoding MBL fold metallo-hydrolase: MEIKKVIAGIYGANCYIVMDKNTGEAVVIDPGGDVDDIVKVINNMGAKVKYILLTHGHVDHTSGVCELKAITNAIVCINKKDDDLITKGEYLFGPLIKGGADKLLSDGDIIKIENIQITCVDTPGHTPGGMSFLTGKCSFTGDTLFAGSIGRTDFVGGDFNAIINSIKSKLLCLSGDTLVYPGHGPSSTINKEKLNNPFLQD, translated from the coding sequence ATGGAAATTAAAAAAGTTATAGCAGGAATATATGGAGCAAATTGTTATATTGTAATGGATAAAAACACAGGTGAAGCGGTAGTGATTGATCCAGGTGGAGATGTTGATGATATTGTTAAAGTAATAAACAATATGGGTGCGAAAGTTAAGTATATACTTTTAACACATGGTCATGTAGATCATACATCGGGAGTTTGTGAACTTAAAGCAATAACAAATGCAATAGTTTGTATAAACAAAAAAGATGATGATTTAATAACTAAAGGTGAGTATTTATTTGGACCTCTTATTAAAGGTGGTGCAGATAAATTATTAAGTGATGGTGATATAATAAAAATTGAAAACATTCAAATTACTTGTGTAGATACTCCAGGGCATACACCGGGTGGCATGAGTTTTTTAACAGGCAAATGTTCGTTTACTGGGGATACACTTTTTGCAGGTTCTATAGGGAGAACAGATTTCGTAGGAGGAGACTTTAATGCTATAATTAATAGTATTAAATCAAAGCTTTTGTGCCTTTCAGGTGACACCTTGGTCTATCCTGGTCACGGACCTAGCAGTACAATAAATAAAGAAAAATTAAACAATCCATTTTTACAGGATTAA
- the secD gene encoding protein translocase subunit SecD: MKKKKSTILFLISVCVVGLLAFTGFHGFTIGDYRVKPFTQTINKGLDIQGGISVLEEVKGGAVDAKTLDRAIELISMRVNKMGISETLVAKEGLNRIRIEIPGKFDSKEILDTVAKSGELKFVGPDKATILTGKDVKDATAAYGQDNKPVINLVLHDSGRTKFAVATQKFIGQVITVYMDADVLTAPNVKVAITDGRAEISGFATLAEATTKSQIIKSGALPVSLKAVSVKTVGATLGEAAMAQSMKAGVVAILLVFLFMLLYYRAPGVIADISLLLYVVLVLGAFSAMNATLTLSGIAGFLLTIGMAVDANVLIFERMREELKTGKSIKSSVHAGFHRALPSILDSNITTIVAGLVLYMMGTGSVKGFALTLVVGTIISIFTALTCTKFLLKLAVEMGLISKTSHFGVKRG; the protein is encoded by the coding sequence ATGAAAAAGAAGAAAAGTACGATACTGTTTCTAATCAGTGTTTGTGTTGTTGGATTATTAGCATTTACAGGATTTCACGGATTTACAATAGGAGACTATAGGGTTAAACCATTTACTCAAACAATAAACAAAGGGTTAGACATACAAGGTGGAATTTCAGTATTAGAAGAAGTTAAAGGTGGAGCAGTTGATGCAAAAACTTTAGACAGGGCTATTGAACTTATTTCTATGAGAGTTAACAAAATGGGAATAAGTGAAACATTAGTTGCCAAAGAAGGTCTTAATAGAATTAGAATCGAAATACCAGGTAAATTTGATTCTAAGGAAATTCTTGATACGGTTGCTAAATCAGGAGAACTTAAATTTGTTGGTCCTGATAAAGCAACAATTCTTACTGGTAAAGATGTAAAAGATGCCACTGCAGCATACGGTCAAGATAATAAACCTGTTATAAATCTTGTACTTCATGACTCAGGAAGGACAAAGTTTGCAGTAGCAACTCAGAAATTTATAGGACAAGTAATTACTGTTTACATGGATGCAGATGTATTAACTGCTCCTAATGTAAAAGTAGCTATTACCGATGGTAGGGCCGAAATTAGTGGGTTTGCAACATTAGCAGAAGCTACAACAAAATCACAAATTATTAAATCAGGAGCATTGCCTGTATCTTTAAAAGCTGTTTCAGTTAAAACAGTTGGAGCTACTTTAGGAGAAGCAGCAATGGCACAAAGTATGAAGGCGGGAGTCGTAGCAATATTACTTGTATTCCTATTTATGCTTTTATATTATAGGGCACCAGGGGTTATTGCAGATATATCTTTATTGTTATATGTTGTTTTGGTTCTCGGAGCATTCTCAGCTATGAATGCTACTTTAACACTTTCAGGTATTGCTGGATTCCTACTTACGATTGGTATGGCAGTAGATGCTAATGTGTTAATATTCGAGAGAATGAGAGAAGAACTTAAAACTGGAAAATCAATAAAATCTTCAGTACATGCTGGTTTCCATAGAGCACTTCCATCAATATTAGATTCAAATATAACAACTATAGTTGCGGGTTTAGTTCTTTATATGATGGGAACGGGTTCGGTTAAAGGTTTTGCACTAACACTAGTAGTTGGTACAATTATAAGTATATTTACAGCACTTACATGTACTAAATTTTTATTGAAATTAGCAGTTGAAATGGGACTAATAAGTAAAACATCTCATTTTGGCGTAAAGAGGGGGTAA